The following proteins come from a genomic window of Sesamum indicum cultivar Zhongzhi No. 13 linkage group LG10, S_indicum_v1.0, whole genome shotgun sequence:
- the LOC105172646 gene encoding squalene monooxygenase-like, protein MVMIDQYILGGFVASLVAFVLLYNLPRKTRKTNKVSKVGRGDECIKTSAVGGGSGTEAGGDADIIIVGAGVAGAALAYTLGKDGRRVHVIERDLTEPDRIVGELLQPGGYLKLMELGLEDCVGDIDAQRVFGYALYKDGKATKLSYPLEKFDADVSGRSFHNGRFIQRMREKAATLANVRLEQGTVTSLLEEKGTVKGVQYKTKNGEEITAYAPLTIVCDGCFSNLRRSLCTPQVDIPSCFVGLILENCELPYVNHGHVVLADPSPILFYKISSTEIRCLVDVPGQKVPSVASGEMANYLKTAVAPQIPPQLYDAFIAAIEKGAIRMMPNRSMPANPHPTPGALLMGDAFNMRHPLTGGGMTVALSDIVVLRDLLRPLHDLHDAPTLCKYLESFYTLRKPVASTINTLAGALYKVFCASPDPARKEMREACFDYLSLGGIFSEGPVSLLSGLNPRPLSLFLHFFAVAVYGVGRLLIPFPSPQRVWLGARLLSGASGIIFPIIKAEGVRQMFFPATVPAYYRAPPAVH, encoded by the exons ATGGTGATGATCGATCAGTATATTCTCGGGGGATTCGTTGCTTCTTTGGTTGCTTTCGTGTTGCTCTACAACTTGCCAAGGAAGACGAGGAAAACTAATAAGGTTTCGAAGGTTGGACGTGGAGATGAGTGCATTAAGACCTCCGCCGTCGGCGGTGGTTCCGGAACGGAGGCCGGTGGAGATGCTGACATTATTATTGTTGGAGCCGGGGTTGCCGGGGCCGCTCTGGCTTATACGCTTGGCAAG GATGGGCGTCGAGTTCATGTGATTGAAAGAGACTTAACGGAGCCAGATCGGATAGTGGGCGAACTTCTACAGCCTGGAGGCTATTTGAAATTGATGGAGTTAGGTCTTGAAG ACTGTGTGGGTGATATTGATGCTCAACGAGTTTTTGGCTATGCCCTTTACAAGGATGGTAAAGCCACGAAGTTATCTTATCCCTTGGAGAAATTCGACGCGGATGTATCTGGAAGAAGCTTTCACAATGGCCGATTCATACAGAGGATGAGAGAAAAGGCAGCAACCCTTGCAAA TGTAAGGCTTGAACAAGGAACAGTGACATCCTTGCTTGAAGAAAAGGGAACTGTTAAAGGAGTACAATACAAGACCAAGAATGGTGAAGAGATAACTGCTTATGCTCCTCTCACCATTGTTTGTGATGGATGTTTTTCAAACTTGAGGCGCTCTCTCTGCACTCCCCAG GTGGATATCCCCTCTTGCTTCGTTGGTCTGATCCTGGAAAATTGTGAGCTCCCATATGTTAATCACGGTCATGTCGTGCTAGCGGATCCTTCACCCATCTTATTCTACAAAATCAGCAGCACAGAAATACGCTGTCTGGTCGACGTTCCGGGCCAAAAGGTTCCTTCCGTTGCCAGTGGAGAAATGGCTAATTACTTGAAGACTGCGGTTGCTCCTCAG ATTCCTCCTCAGCTATATGATGCATTTATAGCTGCAATTGAGAAAGGAGCAATAAGGATGATGCCCAACAGAAGCATGCCAGCAAATCCTCATCCGACTCCGGGTGCACTTCTAATGGGGGACGCATTCAACATGCGCCATCCTTTAACAGGAGGAGGAATGACGGTGGCCCTCTCGGATATTGTTGTCCTCCGTGATCTTCTTAGACCTCTGCATGACTTACACGATGCACCTACTCTGTGCAAGTATCTTGAGTCCTTCTACACCCTGAGAAAG CCTGTTGCGTCTACGATTAATACATTGGCGGGAGCACTTTACAAAGTGTTCTGTGCATCACCTGATCCAGCAAGGAAGGAAATGCGTGAAGCTTGTTTCGACTATCTGAGCCTTGGAGGCATTTTCTCTGAGGGCCCTGTCTCTTTACTTTCCGGTCTAAACCCGCGACCTTTAAGCctctttctccatttttttgcCGTGGCCGTTTATGGAGTTGGCCGATTATTAATTCCATTTCCCTCACCTCAAAGGGTTTGGCTAGGAGCCAGATTGCTTTCG GGTGCATCTGGAATTATCTTCCCGATTATAAAAGCAGAGGGAGTGAGACAAATGTTCTTCCCTGCTACTGTTCCAGCCTACTACAGAGCTCCCCCTGCTGTTCATTAg
- the LOC105172647 gene encoding histone H3.2: MARTKQTARKSTGGKAPRKQLATKAARKSAPATGGVKKPHRFRPGTVALREIRKYQKSTELLIRKLPFQRLVREIAQDFKTDLRFQSSAVAALQEAAEAYLVGLFEDTNLCAIHAKRVTIMPKDIQLARRIRGERA; the protein is encoded by the coding sequence ATGGCTCGCACAAAGCAAACCGCCCGCAAGTCCACTGGTGGTAAGGCTCCGCGGAAGCAGCTGGCTACCAAGGCCGCCAGGAAATCCGCCCCTGCCACCGGCGGAGTGAAGAAGCCCCATCGTTTCCGCCCTGGCACTGTTGCTCTTCGAGAGATCCGAAAGTATCAGAAATCCACTGAGCTTTTGATCCGGAAACTGCCGTTCCAGCGGCTTGTTCGTGAGATAGCTCAGGACTTCAAGACGGATCTGAGATTCCAGAGCTCCGCCGTGGCGGCGCTTCAGGAGGCGGCGGAGGCGTATCTTGTTGGATTGTTTGAGGATACCAACCTCTGCGCCATTCACGCTAAGAGGGTTACGATTATGCCTAAGGATATCCAGCTGGCGAGGAGGATTAGGGGTGAGAGGGCTTAA